A genomic region of Lysinibacillus sp. 2017 contains the following coding sequences:
- a CDS encoding nitric oxide synthase oxygenase codes for MNKQELHEFLILYKCETNQTEQWLEQRLVEAEQPSFSLTTEELVHGARVAWRNSNKCIGRLFWNSLHVMDFRQVLDEKEIFERLLDHIRYATNGGKIRPVISVFAHERVRIWNHQLIRYAGYETEGGVIGDSDSIAFTKVCEELGWQGAHTNFDVLPLVIQVDDRAPQFFEIPICDVLEVKITHPIYDFSSLQMQWYAVPIISSMRFNIAGIDFQATPFNGWYMGTEIGARNLADTHRYNCLPKVAEIIGLDTSLNASLWKDRALVELNIAVLHSYKEAGVSIVDHHTAAQQFQLFEQQEQQKDRQVTGNWTWLIPPMSPATTSIYHKQIPNKTEKPNYFYQPKPY; via the coding sequence ATGAATAAACAAGAATTACATGAATTTTTGATTTTATATAAATGTGAAACAAACCAAACAGAACAATGGCTTGAACAAAGGCTCGTCGAAGCAGAACAACCATCATTTTCGCTAACGACAGAGGAGCTAGTACATGGTGCGCGGGTTGCATGGCGCAACAGCAATAAATGCATTGGGCGCTTATTTTGGAATAGCCTGCATGTGATGGACTTTCGCCAAGTGCTTGATGAAAAGGAGATTTTTGAACGATTATTAGATCATATTCGCTATGCGACAAATGGCGGTAAAATTCGTCCAGTCATTTCGGTGTTTGCTCATGAGCGTGTTCGTATTTGGAATCACCAGCTTATTCGTTATGCAGGTTATGAAACAGAAGGCGGTGTAATCGGAGATTCAGATTCCATTGCATTTACGAAAGTTTGTGAGGAGCTTGGTTGGCAGGGGGCTCATACGAATTTTGATGTGCTTCCGCTCGTTATTCAAGTAGATGACCGAGCGCCACAGTTTTTTGAAATTCCAATATGTGATGTGTTAGAAGTGAAAATTACACATCCTATCTATGACTTTTCTAGCTTGCAAATGCAGTGGTATGCGGTGCCGATTATTTCGAGTATGCGTTTTAATATTGCGGGTATCGATTTTCAAGCGACGCCATTTAATGGGTGGTATATGGGAACAGAAATTGGTGCGCGTAATTTAGCGGATACGCATCGTTACAATTGTTTACCGAAAGTGGCGGAAATCATTGGACTAGATACATCACTGAATGCGTCATTATGGAAGGACCGCGCGCTTGTCGAGCTGAATATTGCCGTTTTACATTCATATAAAGAAGCGGGTGTCAGCATTGTCGATCATCATACAGCAGCACAGCAATTTCAGTTATTTGAACAACAAGAACAGCAAAAAGATCGTCAAGTAACAGGCAACTGGACATGGCTCATTCCACCAATGTCGCCAGCAACGACGAGCATTTATCATAAGCAAATACCAAACAAAACGGAAAAACCAAATTACTTTTATCAACCGAAGCCGTATTAA
- a CDS encoding restriction endonuclease codes for MRKKRRRNKKKRPIFTLWMIILAGAAGFYVSETLEGIGIGIVLYFVLYIAFKIWLKSRKTAKLRKSGIRDVDKMTGEDFERFLGELFKHRGFKVSYTATSGDYGADLILKDGEDVIAVQAKRYSSTVGVKAVQEIIGAVKMYGATEAWVVTNSHFTRQAEKLADINDVYLIDREELIDLMLNKR; via the coding sequence TTGCGTAAAAAGAGAAGACGAAATAAGAAAAAACGACCGATTTTCACATTATGGATGATCATTCTAGCTGGAGCAGCTGGCTTTTATGTAAGTGAAACGCTTGAAGGTATCGGGATTGGCATTGTTCTATATTTCGTATTGTATATAGCATTTAAAATTTGGTTGAAATCTCGTAAAACCGCAAAGCTTCGTAAATCTGGGATTCGTGACGTCGATAAGATGACGGGCGAAGATTTCGAACGTTTTTTGGGAGAGCTATTTAAACACCGTGGATTTAAAGTAAGCTATACGGCGACTAGTGGCGATTACGGTGCAGATTTAATTTTAAAAGATGGTGAGGACGTAATTGCTGTGCAGGCAAAACGTTATTCAAGTACAGTCGGTGTAAAAGCAGTCCAAGAAATTATTGGTGCTGTTAAAATGTATGGTGCGACCGAAGCTTGGGTCGTGACGAATAGCCATTTTACCCGTCAAGCCGAAAAGCTCGCAGATATTAATGATGTGTACTTAATCGACCGCGAAGAATTAATTGATCTGATGTTAAATAAAAGATAG
- a CDS encoding MFS transporter, which yields MDPEQRTYQNKKLSSNQSMLLFILAIFLFATTLRTPLTVVGPIISFIREGLGISNVLAGFLTTIPLLAFAVVSPFSARIARKFGMEWTLFYSVILLCIGVILRSLGATSTLVLGTVLIGVAIAFGNVLIPSYFKLKFPLHIGLLTGIYTVSMNISAGLAAGFSHPIATSTNWQVALGFSIILGLLTLLIWVVILRDKKVEMQFASKSAPKKKMWKSPLAWAIAATMGLQSLLFYCSSAWLPDIFIAQGLDAQLAGWMGSIMQLAQIPMTFLIPILAGKLTSQRPIVVFFTIFYILGFVGVFMEWTSLAVLWMICLGFAGGASFGLVLMFFTLRTETAFEAAELSGFAQSIGYLVAAIGPVLFGYLHDVTGSWSLPALLFIIVSILLFFASFTSAKNRYV from the coding sequence ATGGATCCTGAACAACGTACTTACCAAAACAAAAAGTTATCATCGAACCAATCCATGTTATTATTTATCCTCGCGATTTTCTTATTCGCGACAACCCTTCGAACGCCCTTAACCGTCGTAGGACCAATTATTTCATTTATTCGTGAGGGACTAGGAATTTCGAATGTCCTAGCCGGCTTTTTAACAACGATTCCACTACTTGCCTTTGCGGTCGTTTCGCCATTTTCTGCGCGAATAGCTCGTAAATTTGGGATGGAATGGACACTTTTTTATTCAGTTATCTTACTTTGTATTGGCGTTATTTTACGTTCACTTGGGGCAACTTCCACACTCGTATTGGGGACGGTATTAATTGGCGTCGCGATTGCATTTGGTAACGTACTCATTCCAAGTTATTTTAAATTGAAGTTTCCTTTACATATTGGACTTTTAACTGGTATTTATACAGTATCGATGAATATCTCAGCTGGACTTGCTGCTGGATTTAGTCATCCAATTGCAACGAGCACCAATTGGCAAGTCGCACTCGGCTTTTCCATAATTTTAGGCTTGTTAACCTTACTTATTTGGGTTGTTATTTTACGTGATAAAAAAGTAGAGATGCAGTTTGCAAGTAAAAGTGCACCAAAAAAGAAAATGTGGAAATCCCCACTCGCTTGGGCGATTGCCGCAACGATGGGCTTACAATCCTTACTATTTTATTGTTCAAGTGCATGGCTACCCGATATTTTTATCGCACAAGGATTAGACGCACAATTGGCCGGATGGATGGGCTCAATTATGCAGCTTGCGCAAATTCCGATGACGTTTTTAATTCCGATACTTGCAGGTAAGCTCACTTCACAACGTCCGATTGTCGTGTTCTTTACAATTTTCTACATCCTCGGTTTTGTTGGTGTATTCATGGAATGGACAAGTCTAGCTGTTCTTTGGATGATTTGCTTAGGCTTTGCAGGTGGGGCTTCATTTGGACTTGTTCTGATGTTCTTTACACTTCGTACGGAAACGGCTTTTGAAGCAGCGGAGCTTTCTGGGTTTGCCCAATCGATCGGCTATTTAGTTGCTGCGATTGGCCCTGTATTATTTGGCTATTTACATGACGTTACGGGAAGTTGGAGCCTGCCCGCACTTCTATTTATTATCGTTTCGATTTTGTTATTTTTTGCGTCCTTCACAAGTGCAAAAAATCGCTACGTTTAA
- a CDS encoding amino acid permease has protein sequence MSEIKVDQLGNKNQLKRGLKSRHVTMISLGGTIGTGLFLASGGAIAQAGPGGAILAYALIGIMVYFLMTSLGEMAAFMPTSGSFSTYATKFVDPALGFALGWNYWYNWAITIAAEMAAVSLIMKYWFPNSSSFIWTIVFIVIVLTFNMLSVKAYGESEYWFAMIKVVTVIIFIIVSFLMIFGILGGNAPVGFTNLFKGDAPFNGGFMAMFGIFLAAGFSFQGTEMLGITAGETDDPAKSIPKAVKSVFWRIILFYILAIGVISLLIPYTDSRLLSESVATSPFTIVFENLGLAFAASVMNAIILTAMLSAGNSGLYAASRMLFQLAVEGKAPKLFSKINTRGVPIYALLATLAVGCLSFLASFFGDGVVYIWLLNASGMSGFIAWLGIAISHYRFRRAYVLQGNSLSDLPYVSKFFPFGPLFAFALCMIVVLGQNYMAFTGDTIDWYGVVVSYIGLPLFAALWIGYKLKHKTKIVPLIDCDLTHK, from the coding sequence ATGAGTGAAATAAAAGTAGACCAGCTCGGAAATAAAAATCAACTGAAAAGAGGGCTAAAAAGTCGTCACGTTACGATGATTTCGCTAGGCGGAACAATCGGTACAGGGTTATTTTTAGCATCAGGAGGAGCGATTGCGCAAGCGGGTCCTGGTGGAGCGATTCTTGCTTATGCATTAATCGGTATCATGGTGTACTTCTTAATGACGTCTCTCGGAGAAATGGCTGCATTCATGCCAACGTCTGGTTCGTTTAGTACGTATGCGACAAAATTTGTAGATCCTGCTTTAGGCTTTGCACTTGGCTGGAACTACTGGTATAACTGGGCAATTACGATTGCCGCAGAAATGGCCGCTGTTTCATTAATTATGAAATATTGGTTCCCAAATAGTTCGTCATTTATTTGGACGATTGTCTTTATCGTCATTGTATTAACCTTTAATATGCTCTCTGTAAAAGCTTATGGTGAAAGTGAATATTGGTTTGCAATGATTAAAGTGGTAACAGTGATTATTTTCATCATTGTCAGCTTCTTAATGATTTTTGGTATTTTAGGAGGCAATGCGCCAGTAGGATTCACAAACCTTTTCAAAGGTGATGCTCCATTTAATGGTGGCTTTATGGCGATGTTCGGAATTTTCTTAGCAGCTGGATTCTCATTCCAAGGTACAGAAATGCTAGGGATTACGGCTGGTGAAACAGATGACCCAGCAAAAAGTATTCCAAAAGCTGTAAAATCAGTGTTCTGGCGTATTATCTTATTTTATATTTTAGCAATTGGTGTGATTAGTTTATTAATTCCTTATACAGATAGTCGCTTACTTTCAGAGAGTGTTGCAACAAGTCCATTTACAATAGTGTTTGAAAACTTAGGTTTGGCCTTTGCTGCTTCAGTTATGAATGCGATTATTTTAACAGCAATGCTTTCTGCAGGAAACTCTGGACTTTATGCGGCAAGCCGTATGTTATTCCAATTAGCAGTTGAAGGAAAAGCGCCAAAACTATTTTCAAAAATAAATACGCGCGGTGTGCCAATTTATGCATTACTTGCGACGCTAGCAGTTGGTTGTTTATCGTTCTTAGCTTCATTTTTCGGAGACGGTGTCGTTTATATTTGGTTATTAAACGCATCTGGTATGTCAGGCTTCATCGCATGGTTAGGAATTGCGATTAGTCACTACCGATTCCGTCGTGCGTATGTATTACAAGGTAATTCATTAAGTGATTTACCCTATGTATCGAAATTCTTCCCATTCGGTCCGTTATTCGCCTTTGCGTTATGTATGATTGTCGTGTTAGGGCAAAACTACATGGCCTTTACGGGTGATACAATCGACTGGTACGGGGTTGTTGTTTCCTACATCGGCTTGCCATTATTCGCCGCGTTATGGATTGGCTATAAGCTAAAACATAAAACGAAAATTGTCCCATTGATCGATTGTGATTTAACACATAAATAA
- a CDS encoding HD domain-containing protein, whose amino-acid sequence MNLVDQATQFIAQRYEGKHRTVMQIPYAAHLFGVARILKSEGYHEAIVTAGLLHDLLEDGIATEQEIEELFGQNVLLLVKSATELPKTYEWQLRKEEVIARIGEKSEDELAILLAEKIYNLRSIIVEINQFGDSLWTKFNAPKEKQEWYYRSIVEETMKYHPQARLLPQLVQVIDELFVNSEHELF is encoded by the coding sequence ATGAATTTAGTAGACCAAGCTACACAATTTATTGCGCAAAGATATGAAGGTAAACACAGAACTGTCATGCAAATTCCATATGCAGCTCATTTATTTGGTGTTGCACGAATTTTAAAAAGTGAAGGTTATCATGAAGCAATCGTGACAGCCGGATTACTCCATGATCTATTAGAGGACGGCATTGCGACTGAACAGGAGATCGAAGAATTATTTGGACAGAACGTATTGCTACTTGTTAAATCTGCAACAGAATTACCGAAAACGTATGAATGGCAATTACGAAAAGAAGAGGTCATCGCGCGTATCGGGGAAAAGTCAGAAGATGAACTGGCCATCTTACTAGCAGAAAAAATTTATAATTTGAGATCGATTATTGTAGAAATTAACCAATTCGGCGATTCACTTTGGACAAAATTCAATGCACCGAAGGAAAAGCAAGAATGGTATTATAGAAGTATAGTAGAAGAGACAATGAAATATCATCCACAAGCAAGGTTATTACCGCAATTAGTACAAGTAATAGATGAGTTATTTGTGAATAGCGAACATGAGCTATTTTAA
- a CDS encoding xanthine phosphoribosyltransferase, giving the protein MELLREKIEQEGQVLSDVVLKVDSFLNHQIDPMLMKAIGDEFANRFSDEVITKVLTIESSGIAPATFLGLTLGAPVVFARKRKSLTLTDNLYTSSVHSFTKNETNEISVSNKFLSADDNIVIIDDFLANGEALKGLVDIAKQAGATIVGAGIVIEKGFQDGGKILREQGLRIESLANIKSLANGKVEFFD; this is encoded by the coding sequence ATGGAACTTTTAAGAGAAAAAATTGAGCAAGAAGGTCAAGTACTATCAGACGTAGTACTTAAAGTAGATTCGTTTTTAAATCATCAAATTGATCCTATGTTAATGAAAGCAATTGGGGATGAATTTGCAAATCGTTTTTCAGATGAAGTCATTACAAAAGTATTAACAATTGAATCATCTGGTATCGCACCAGCAACATTTTTAGGGTTAACACTTGGCGCGCCTGTTGTATTTGCACGTAAACGCAAATCACTAACATTAACAGATAATCTGTATACATCAAGCGTTCATTCATTTACAAAAAATGAAACAAATGAAATTTCCGTTTCAAATAAATTCCTATCAGCGGATGATAATATCGTAATCATTGACGATTTCTTAGCAAATGGGGAAGCATTAAAAGGTTTGGTGGATATTGCAAAACAAGCTGGTGCAACAATCGTAGGTGCTGGAATTGTCATTGAAAAAGGTTTCCAAGACGGTGGGAAAATTTTACGTGAGCAAGGATTACGCATTGAATCATTAGCAAATATTAAATCATTAGCAAACGGTAAAGTAGAATTTTTCGACTAA
- a CDS encoding nucleobase:cation symporter-2 family protein yields the protein MNNTKATMLGIQHLLAMYAGAILVPLIIGGALGFDSAQMTYLVAIDIFMCGLATLFQAWKGKAIGIGLPVVLGCTFTAVSPIIAIGTKGGLGDIYGSIIVSGLIIVIIGGLFGKLIPFFPPVVTGSVVTIIGISLIPVAINNMGGGQGAEDFASGSNVALAFLTLLVILVIYRFTVGFVRAIAILLGMVVGTIAGVFMGKVDFTPVMDASWLHIMQPFYLATPTFNASAILTMTLVAMVSLVESTGVYYALSDICKKDLTSKDLARGYRAEGLASVIGGIFNAFPYTTFSQNVGLIQMSGVRDRKVIFITGGMLVSLGFLPKLAAITTIIPTPVLGAAMLAMFGMVITQGIRMLAPEIAKSMENAMVAAIGVGLGVGVAVVPDLFKNMPEAISILTSNGIVAGSVTAIVLNILFNMIGPKRKDPMHVE from the coding sequence ATGAATAACACAAAAGCGACGATGCTTGGTATTCAGCATCTACTAGCGATGTATGCAGGAGCTATTTTAGTACCATTAATTATTGGTGGTGCGCTTGGTTTTGATTCTGCACAAATGACGTATTTAGTAGCCATTGATATTTTTATGTGTGGTTTAGCAACACTGTTCCAAGCTTGGAAGGGGAAAGCTATCGGAATCGGCTTACCTGTAGTATTAGGGTGTACATTCACAGCCGTAAGCCCAATTATTGCGATTGGTACAAAGGGCGGTTTAGGTGACATTTACGGTTCGATTATTGTATCAGGTTTAATTATCGTCATTATCGGCGGTTTATTCGGTAAATTAATTCCGTTCTTCCCACCTGTTGTCACAGGTTCGGTTGTAACAATCATCGGAATTAGCTTAATCCCAGTAGCGATTAACAACATGGGTGGCGGTCAAGGTGCTGAAGACTTTGCATCTGGTTCAAATGTAGCATTAGCATTCCTTACACTACTTGTTATTTTAGTTATTTACCGTTTTACAGTTGGCTTCGTTCGTGCTATTGCGATTTTACTAGGTATGGTCGTTGGTACAATTGCCGGCGTATTCATGGGTAAAGTAGATTTCACGCCCGTAATGGATGCTTCTTGGCTACATATTATGCAACCATTCTACTTAGCAACACCAACATTCAACGCTTCAGCGATTTTAACAATGACGCTTGTGGCAATGGTTTCACTAGTAGAATCAACAGGTGTATATTATGCATTAAGTGATATTTGTAAAAAAGATTTAACTTCAAAAGACTTAGCAAGAGGGTACCGTGCGGAAGGTTTAGCCTCAGTTATTGGTGGTATTTTCAACGCATTCCCTTACACAACATTCTCGCAAAACGTAGGACTTATCCAAATGTCTGGTGTTCGTGACCGCAAAGTCATCTTCATCACAGGTGGTATGCTTGTCTCACTTGGCTTCTTACCAAAATTAGCAGCCATTACAACAATCATCCCAACACCAGTACTTGGTGCGGCGATGTTAGCGATGTTCGGTATGGTAATCACGCAAGGTATTCGCATGCTAGCACCAGAAATTGCAAAATCAATGGAAAACGCGATGGTTGCAGCAATTGGTGTCGGTTTAGGTGTCGGCGTTGCGGTAGTTCCAGATTTATTCAAAAACATGCCAGAAGCCATTTCTATTTTAACGTCAAATGGGATTGTAGCTGGTTCGGTAACGGCTATTGTCTTAAATATTTTATTCAATATGATTGGACCGAAACGAAAAGATCCAATGCATGTGGAGTAG
- a CDS encoding A24 family peptidase produces the protein MDSVIVVFAGIIGLILGSFYNVVGLRIPQRQSLITPPSHCINCNRRLTSLDLIPVISYIMLRGKCRICGVKISIAYPFIELVTAFLFAFATWKVGYSWELLVALLFISLLVIINVSDMAYMLIPNRILLFFFPLLVIGRILSPLTPWWDSVLGAIIGFSLLLVIGIISKGGMGGGDIKLFLLIGFVLGTVHTVVTLFFASVIGMIVGGILLVICKRGRKAPMPFGPSIAIAAILVYFYGDSLMDAYKSLFL, from the coding sequence ATGGATAGTGTTATTGTGGTCTTTGCTGGAATCATTGGATTGATATTAGGCTCTTTTTATAATGTCGTTGGATTAAGAATTCCACAAAGACAATCACTGATCACACCACCTTCGCATTGTATAAACTGTAATCGTCGCTTAACGTCACTTGATTTAATTCCTGTCATTTCTTATATAATGCTGCGTGGAAAATGTCGGATATGCGGTGTGAAAATATCCATAGCGTATCCTTTCATAGAGCTGGTTACAGCCTTTTTATTTGCCTTTGCAACATGGAAAGTCGGGTACTCATGGGAGTTACTTGTAGCGCTCCTTTTCATTTCATTATTAGTCATTATTAATGTATCGGATATGGCGTACATGCTCATTCCGAATAGAATATTGTTGTTTTTCTTTCCACTGCTCGTGATTGGAAGAATTCTATCACCACTTACCCCTTGGTGGGATAGTGTACTAGGGGCTATTATTGGGTTTTCACTATTATTAGTAATTGGCATTATATCAAAAGGAGGAATGGGCGGGGGAGATATCAAATTATTTTTGTTGATTGGATTTGTCCTTGGCACAGTTCATACAGTAGTGACGTTATTTTTCGCATCCGTAATTGGAATGATAGTCGGTGGGATTTTGTTAGTAATTTGCAAGCGGGGGAGAAAAGCACCGATGCCGTTCGGACCTTCCATCGCCATTGCAGCAATCTTGGTATATTTTTATGGTGACTCACTAATGGATGCATATAAAAGTTTGTTTTTGTAA
- the fumC gene encoding class II fumarate hydratase codes for MEFRIEKDTLGEVRVPVDKIWGAQTQRSKDNFKIGTEHMPIEVIRALATLKKSAALANQSLGKLSDVKTQVIVQAADEIIAGKWDDHFPLVVWQTGSGTQTNMNVNETIAHLANDKLKAMGSDEKVHPNDDVNKSQSSNDTFPTALHIAAVESVENYLMPRLKLLQATLKEKAMAFNDIIKIGRTHLQDATPLTLGQEISGWHHMLLKCEKIIMVNTQFMKELAIGGTAVGTGINAHPEFGARTAAEISKFTGKDFTTAENKFHALTSHDEIVAAHGALKALAADLMKIANDVRWLASGPRSGIGEIRIPENEPGSSIMPGKVNPTQSEAMTMVATQVMGNDATIAFAASQGNFELNVFKPVIIYNFLQSARLLADVMKSFNDNCAVGIEPNMDVLDANLKNSLMLVTALNPYIGYENAAKIAKTAHKQGTTLKEAAIQSGLLTEEEFDRYVDPKTMIYPNAE; via the coding sequence ATGGAATTTCGTATTGAAAAAGACACATTAGGTGAAGTACGCGTACCTGTAGATAAAATTTGGGGTGCTCAAACACAACGTAGTAAAGATAACTTTAAAATTGGGACGGAGCATATGCCAATTGAAGTAATTCGTGCACTGGCTACTTTGAAAAAATCTGCTGCTCTTGCCAACCAATCTTTAGGCAAGCTATCTGACGTAAAAACACAAGTAATCGTTCAAGCGGCAGATGAAATTATCGCAGGTAAATGGGACGACCACTTCCCTCTTGTCGTTTGGCAAACAGGTAGTGGTACGCAAACAAATATGAACGTCAATGAAACAATTGCTCATTTAGCAAACGACAAATTAAAAGCAATGGGCTCTGATGAAAAAGTGCATCCAAACGATGATGTTAACAAATCACAAAGTTCAAACGATACTTTCCCAACTGCCCTTCATATCGCAGCTGTAGAGAGCGTTGAAAATTACCTAATGCCTCGCTTAAAACTTTTACAAGCGACATTAAAAGAAAAAGCAATGGCCTTTAACGACATCATTAAAATCGGTCGTACACATTTACAAGATGCAACACCACTAACACTTGGTCAAGAAATTAGCGGCTGGCATCATATGCTTCTAAAATGTGAAAAAATAATTATGGTGAACACACAATTCATGAAAGAACTTGCGATTGGTGGTACAGCTGTAGGTACTGGTATTAATGCCCATCCCGAATTCGGTGCACGCACAGCTGCAGAAATAAGTAAATTTACAGGAAAAGATTTCACTACAGCTGAAAATAAATTCCATGCATTAACAAGCCATGACGAAATTGTAGCTGCGCATGGTGCATTAAAAGCATTAGCTGCTGACTTAATGAAAATTGCCAATGACGTTCGCTGGTTAGCAAGTGGTCCGCGCTCTGGTATTGGTGAAATTAGAATTCCAGAAAATGAACCAGGCTCATCAATCATGCCAGGAAAAGTCAACCCAACACAAAGTGAAGCGATGACAATGGTCGCAACACAAGTAATGGGGAACGACGCAACAATCGCATTCGCAGCATCACAAGGGAATTTCGAATTAAATGTATTCAAGCCTGTGATCATTTACAACTTCCTACAATCTGCTCGCTTACTTGCAGATGTTATGAAATCATTCAATGATAACTGCGCAGTTGGTATTGAGCCAAATATGGACGTATTAGATGCAAACTTAAAAAATTCACTAATGCTTGTCACTGCCCTAAACCCATATATCGGCTATGAAAATGCTGCGAAAATCGCAAAAACTGCACATAAACAAGGCACAACATTAAAAGAAGCAGCGATTCAATCGGGCCTATTAACAGAAGAAGAATTCGACCGTTATGTCGATCCAAAAACAATGATCTATCCAAACGCTGAATAA
- a CDS encoding DUF1273 domain-containing protein: MKSLYITGYRAHELGIFNDTHPGVAIIKKALENQLRVLIEDGLEWIVISGQQGVETWAAQVVIELKTDYPEIKYSIITPFLEQEKNWNEHKQATYMHIVSNADFVTSVTKRPYEAPWQFIEKDKFIIDNTDGTLLVYDEENEGSPKYVHRLIQKYQEQHDDYLLLTINAYDLQTIAEEMQRGEDW, translated from the coding sequence ATGAAATCACTATATATTACAGGCTACCGCGCACATGAGCTTGGAATTTTTAACGATACGCATCCTGGGGTAGCCATCATTAAAAAAGCACTTGAAAATCAACTGCGTGTGCTAATCGAGGACGGTTTAGAATGGATCGTCATTAGTGGACAGCAAGGCGTTGAAACATGGGCAGCACAAGTAGTCATTGAACTAAAAACCGACTACCCCGAAATAAAATATTCCATCATCACGCCATTTTTAGAACAAGAAAAAAATTGGAATGAGCATAAACAGGCAACGTACATGCATATAGTAAGTAATGCAGATTTCGTTACAAGTGTGACAAAACGTCCATACGAAGCACCTTGGCAATTTATCGAAAAAGATAAGTTCATCATTGATAATACAGATGGTACGCTACTCGTTTACGATGAAGAAAATGAAGGCTCACCAAAATATGTCCATCGCCTTATACAAAAATACCAGGAACAGCATGATGACTACTTACTTTTAACGATTAACGCCTATGATTTACAAACAATTGCAGAAGAAATGCAAAGAGGCGAAGATTGGTAA